One Pseudodesulfovibrio cashew DNA window includes the following coding sequences:
- the plsX gene encoding phosphate acyltransferase PlsX translates to MPSTGEQMAPRIAVDAMGGDFGPQVVVPGAVDAAREGIAVTLVGDEERINAELAKLNTGGLDISVVHATQVVEMDDKPADALRRKRDSSIQVACRLVKDGGADGVVSAGNSGATVACGMFVLGRIKGVLRPALAGIMPTEKTPVVLIDVGANVDSKPQHLFQFGLMADVLARYVLGVDNPSVGILSIGEEEGKGNATVRESFDLLRESNLRFIGNVEGRDIFTGDVDVVVCDGFVGNVALKLSEGLAKSMSSLLRKELTASWLSKLGALLSLRAFKRFKKLVDYAEYGGAPLLGLKGVVIVAHGKSNELAVANCIRMAATSVRNRTHEHLAEGLAAHKDITGRNGRSDKDAA, encoded by the coding sequence ATGCCTAGCACCGGCGAACAGATGGCTCCGCGCATTGCCGTGGACGCCATGGGCGGCGATTTCGGCCCGCAGGTCGTGGTCCCGGGCGCGGTTGACGCCGCGCGCGAGGGCATTGCCGTCACCCTGGTCGGCGACGAGGAGCGCATCAACGCGGAACTCGCCAAGTTGAACACCGGTGGGCTGGACATTTCCGTTGTCCACGCCACCCAGGTGGTCGAGATGGATGACAAGCCCGCCGACGCCTTGCGGCGCAAGCGGGATTCGTCCATTCAGGTGGCCTGCCGTCTTGTCAAGGACGGCGGGGCCGATGGCGTGGTTTCCGCGGGCAACTCCGGGGCGACCGTGGCCTGCGGCATGTTCGTGCTCGGCCGCATTAAGGGCGTACTGCGTCCGGCCCTGGCGGGCATCATGCCCACGGAGAAGACCCCCGTGGTGCTCATCGACGTCGGCGCCAATGTGGACTCCAAGCCTCAGCACCTCTTCCAGTTCGGCCTCATGGCCGATGTCCTGGCGCGTTACGTGCTTGGCGTGGACAACCCCTCGGTGGGTATCCTGTCCATCGGAGAGGAAGAGGGCAAGGGCAACGCCACCGTGCGCGAGTCCTTCGATCTGCTGCGCGAGTCCAACCTGCGGTTCATCGGCAATGTCGAGGGCCGCGACATCTTCACCGGCGACGTGGACGTGGTCGTCTGCGACGGCTTTGTGGGCAATGTGGCCCTCAAGCTGTCCGAAGGGCTGGCCAAGTCCATGAGCAGCCTGCTCAGGAAGGAACTGACGGCGAGCTGGCTTTCCAAGCTCGGCGCGCTGCTCTCCCTTCGCGCCTTCAAGCGGTTCAAGAAGCTGGTGGACTACGCCGAATACGGCGGGGCTCCGCTTCTCGGGCTCAAGGGCGTGGTCATTGTGGCCCACGGCAAGTCCAACGAGCTGGCCGTGGCCAACTGCATCCGCATGGCCGCCACCTCGGTGCGCAATCGGACCCACGAGCACCTGGCCGAGGGGCTGGCCGCGCACAAGGACATCACCGGCAGGAATGGCCGGTCCGACAAGGACGCGGCCTAG
- a CDS encoding two-component system sensor histidine kinase NtrB has protein sequence MEVHYSGREKGPLVALVLALIVLGLGSLYLTWRSIAHQREIVQDHMIMTGASILRGVDNNIMRIVRSLRMNPQATPLFPAMAEDLFTELAKSEDILFITLYDKDGKPLVTSEKDKTKPVLALPDNVTGEIEPGRAWHVMASFDKQAVLISGLKVRPSVAALSSPSLRKNLETELAKRRGLGRGQGMGQNMGQNMGQGMRPGMGPLMGSEEIDAPPVFLVIGFNAEKHLAQFRQYRRAATYQTGYVFLAAVVLWSLAFAYLRRRGEGRKLIRMERFQNKLLDNMPDGLVTLSETGRVMAANRSAKKLLAPEGEDTVPEIIGADWREFSFGQQAGEVHHTSYEWEQFDYQGRQLEILSLPFQASDVDAAPELGQRLVLIRDRTEIRSLEEDLNEAKRLAAIGSLAAGVAHEVRNPLSSLRGFAQLFATKLKGQAPLDQYAATMVQEADRLNRVVTDLLYLARPRQLAPLETDLAQVGESLRQLMRFDFENKRTEPHFEFGPEPVYADQDALRQVLLNLISNALDAIAGCEECDKPGHVTLTSARGEGGVWITVDDDGPGMDPNLTDDVFKPFVTGKKTGTGLGLAIVQNIMRAHRGRVTIDSRPGEGTRVRVFFPDGEELREIDDAVLMGSEEGAAEVAEETGAEIASEEAR, from the coding sequence ATGGAAGTTCATTACAGCGGAAGAGAAAAAGGCCCCCTGGTCGCCCTGGTCCTGGCGCTCATCGTGCTCGGCCTGGGCAGCCTGTATCTGACCTGGCGTTCCATCGCGCACCAGCGCGAGATCGTGCAGGATCACATGATCATGACCGGAGCCTCCATCCTCCGCGGGGTGGACAACAACATCATGCGTATCGTGCGTAGCCTGCGAATGAATCCGCAGGCTACGCCTCTTTTCCCGGCCATGGCCGAGGATCTCTTCACCGAACTGGCCAAGTCCGAGGACATTCTGTTCATCACCCTCTACGACAAGGACGGCAAGCCGCTGGTGACCTCGGAAAAGGACAAGACCAAACCTGTCCTGGCTCTTCCCGACAATGTCACCGGAGAGATCGAGCCGGGCCGCGCCTGGCACGTCATGGCCTCATTCGACAAGCAGGCCGTGCTCATCTCAGGGCTCAAGGTACGACCCAGCGTGGCCGCGCTCAGCAGCCCGAGCCTGCGCAAGAACCTGGAGACCGAACTCGCCAAGCGGCGGGGACTCGGCCGGGGGCAGGGCATGGGCCAGAATATGGGGCAGAACATGGGGCAGGGCATGCGACCCGGCATGGGCCCGCTCATGGGGTCGGAAGAGATCGACGCGCCGCCCGTGTTCCTGGTCATCGGCTTCAACGCCGAAAAGCACCTGGCCCAGTTCCGCCAGTATCGGCGGGCCGCCACCTATCAGACCGGGTACGTCTTTCTGGCCGCCGTGGTGCTCTGGTCCCTGGCCTTCGCCTATCTCCGCCGACGCGGCGAGGGGCGCAAGCTGATCCGCATGGAGCGGTTCCAGAACAAGCTGCTGGACAACATGCCCGACGGCCTCGTCACCCTGTCCGAGACGGGCCGGGTCATGGCCGCCAACCGTTCGGCCAAGAAGCTGCTCGCCCCCGAGGGCGAGGACACGGTGCCGGAGATCATCGGGGCCGACTGGCGCGAGTTCTCCTTCGGCCAGCAGGCCGGAGAGGTGCATCACACCTCTTATGAATGGGAACAGTTCGACTACCAGGGCCGCCAGCTGGAGATTCTCTCCCTGCCGTTCCAGGCTAGCGACGTGGACGCCGCTCCCGAGTTGGGGCAGCGCCTGGTACTCATCCGCGACCGCACCGAAATCCGCTCCCTGGAAGAGGACCTGAACGAGGCCAAGCGGCTGGCCGCTATCGGCTCCCTGGCAGCAGGCGTGGCCCATGAGGTGCGCAACCCCCTGTCCTCCCTGCGCGGGTTCGCCCAGCTCTTCGCCACCAAGCTCAAGGGGCAGGCGCCGCTGGATCAGTACGCCGCCACCATGGTCCAGGAGGCGGATCGCCTCAACCGGGTGGTCACGGATCTGCTCTATCTGGCCAGGCCGCGTCAGCTCGCCCCGCTGGAGACCGATCTGGCCCAGGTGGGAGAGTCGCTCAGACAGCTCATGCGCTTCGATTTCGAGAACAAGCGGACCGAGCCGCACTTCGAGTTTGGCCCGGAGCCGGTCTACGCCGACCAGGACGCGCTTCGGCAGGTGCTGCTCAACCTCATCTCCAATGCCCTGGACGCCATCGCCGGGTGCGAGGAATGCGACAAGCCCGGCCATGTCACCCTGACTTCGGCAAGGGGCGAGGGCGGCGTCTGGATCACCGTGGACGACGACGGACCGGGCATGGATCCCAACCTTACCGACGACGTGTTCAAGCCCTTTGTCACCGGCAAGAAGACCGGCACCGGCCTGGGCCTGGCCATTGTCCAGAACATCATGCGCGCCCATCGGGGCAGGGTGACCATCGACTCCCGGCCCGGCGAAGGCACGCGGGTGCGGGTGTTCTTCCCGGACGGGGAAGAGCTCCGGGAAATCGACGATGCGGTGCTCATGGGCTCCGAGGAGGGCGCGGCCGAGGTCGCTGAGGAGACCGGAGCCGAGATCGCCTCGGAGGAGGCCCGATGA
- the rpmB gene encoding 50S ribosomal protein L28, with the protein MSQVCDICGKGPQTGNNVSHSHIKTKRRFMPNLQKVRHQLESGQVVSIKACTRCIRSGAVVKPVATKKAD; encoded by the coding sequence ATGTCCCAGGTTTGCGATATTTGTGGAAAGGGTCCCCAGACCGGCAACAACGTCTCTCACTCCCACATCAAAACCAAGCGCCGCTTCATGCCTAACCTGCAGAAGGTTCGTCATCAGCTCGAGTCCGGCCAGGTCGTGTCCATCAAGGCCTGCACCCGCTGCATCCGCAGCGGCGCCGTGGTCAAGCCCGTGGCCACCAAGAAGGCCGACTAG
- a CDS encoding periplasmic heavy metal sensor has protein sequence MTKKNITITSLAAVLVLAMSAFAFAGPGYGRGGCGGPGYGQGAAYTQLTPEKQAAVDKIYEKYDGKFDELRTEMWTKRATLQAMINGGNADEGKIGKLTTDLTNLRDKMWDLRKSMSDELVKETGIEGFGYGYGRGACSGFRGAARSNGDCPGYGQGYGSQQGRGYGRGMGRI, from the coding sequence ATGACAAAGAAGAACATTACCATTACTTCCCTGGCGGCGGTGCTTGTCCTCGCCATGTCCGCCTTCGCCTTTGCCGGCCCCGGCTATGGGCGTGGTGGCTGCGGCGGTCCCGGCTACGGCCAGGGCGCTGCCTACACCCAGCTGACCCCGGAGAAGCAGGCCGCCGTGGACAAGATCTACGAGAAGTACGACGGCAAGTTCGACGAGCTGCGTACCGAGATGTGGACCAAGCGCGCCACTCTCCAGGCCATGATCAACGGCGGCAACGCCGATGAGGGCAAGATCGGCAAGCTCACCACTGATCTGACCAACCTTCGCGACAAGATGTGGGACCTGCGCAAGAGCATGTCCGATGAGTTGGTCAAGGAGACCGGCATCGAAGGTTTCGGTTACGGGTATGGTCGTGGCGCCTGCTCCGGTTTCCGTGGCGCAGCACGCTCCAACGGCGACTGCCCCGGCTACGGTCAGGGTTACGGTTCCCAGCAGGGTCGCGGCTACGGCCGAGGCATGGGCCGCATCTAG
- a CDS encoding SHOCT domain-containing protein, with product MEFLSAFGNWCGGPGFWQGGGHGMVGWGGGFFPFHFGGILQLVVIGLIIYFTVRMFRKPATPCGTPGPKEQTPEEILKRRYATGEIDEQTYKSIKSDLRDA from the coding sequence ATGGAATTTTTGAGCGCATTCGGCAACTGGTGCGGTGGTCCGGGCTTCTGGCAAGGCGGCGGACACGGCATGGTCGGCTGGGGCGGGGGCTTCTTCCCCTTCCACTTCGGCGGCATCCTGCAACTGGTCGTCATTGGGCTGATCATTTACTTCACTGTGCGGATGTTCCGTAAACCCGCGACCCCCTGCGGCACGCCCGGGCCCAAGGAACAGACGCCCGAGGAAATTCTCAAACGCCGGTACGCAACCGGCGAAATCGACGAGCAGACCTACAAGAGCATCAAAAGCGACCTGAGGGACGCATGA
- the rpmF gene encoding 50S ribosomal protein L32: protein MAVPKKKTSRSRKGMRRSHDKVAAPNVIYCECGEPTLPHRACAVCGTYKGRQVISGEDA, encoded by the coding sequence ATGGCAGTCCCCAAGAAAAAGACTTCCCGGTCCCGCAAGGGCATGCGCCGTTCCCACGACAAGGTTGCGGCTCCCAACGTGATTTACTGCGAGTGCGGTGAACCGACCCTCCCCCATCGCGCTTGCGCCGTGTGCGGCACCTACAAGGGCCGCCAGGTGATCAGCGGCGAAGATGCCTAG
- a CDS encoding MBL fold metallo-hydrolase, whose product MAGLTVETFVLGPDETNCYLLSRNGKGVVVDVGLDPARLIERISECGLELEGVYLTHFHLDHMGGVKELLASHPAPVFSSGGDEFLKEISLEAGGIREFVAYVDFPYESIGPGRRTALGQTMVVLDTPGHTPGSLSYFFPAAGCVFVGDLLFMIAVGRTDLPRGSGPELLGSIRSRIFILPDETRIYSGHGPMTTVTHEKRNNPHFL is encoded by the coding sequence ATGGCCGGGCTGACTGTCGAGACCTTCGTCCTCGGGCCGGACGAGACCAACTGCTACCTGCTCTCCCGCAACGGGAAGGGGGTGGTCGTGGACGTCGGGCTCGACCCGGCTCGCCTCATCGAACGCATCAGCGAGTGCGGTCTGGAGTTGGAAGGGGTGTACCTGACCCACTTTCACTTGGACCACATGGGCGGGGTCAAGGAGCTGCTGGCGAGCCATCCCGCCCCGGTTTTTTCCAGCGGCGGGGACGAGTTCCTCAAGGAGATCTCTCTGGAAGCGGGCGGCATCCGCGAGTTCGTCGCCTACGTGGATTTCCCATACGAATCCATAGGTCCCGGTCGCCGTACGGCCCTGGGCCAGACCATGGTGGTCCTGGACACGCCGGGGCACACGCCGGGCAGCCTTTCCTACTTTTTCCCTGCGGCCGGGTGCGTGTTTGTTGGGGACCTGCTGTTCATGATCGCCGTGGGACGCACCGACCTGCCGCGCGGTTCCGGGCCGGAGTTGCTCGGCTCCATCCGTTCCCGCATCTTCATTCTGCCGGACGAGACCCGCATTTATTCGGGCCACGGCCCCATGACAACCGTGACTCATGAGAAGCGGAACAATCCTCATTTCCTATAA
- a CDS encoding sigma-54-dependent transcriptional regulator translates to MEERIVLIVDDEPGHRMMVRAVLEDDGWTVLEADSGERALTVLSEEAEADTYPDVAMVDMKMPGMDGMQLLKELQVRRPGMPVVLLTAFGSVGSAVDAMKRGAFDYLTKPADNDELTAVLGKAYEYHKLLEENARLRAEVGGEVDFIGASPGIERVRDLISQAGPTEATVLILGPSGTGKELVAEGLHRASNRADRPLIKVNCAALPDDLLESELFGYEKGAFTGAVKDKPGRFQLADGGTLFLDEIGEMPAPLQAKLLRALQEKTIEPLGSVRTVKVDARIIAATNRNLKAEVEAGRFREDLFYRLAVLEIRIPPLCERKEDLPLLVSFLLRRLGNKNNKIIRTVTPAFLDALSGYDWPGNVRELENVLERALILSRSDALGPDLLPPQIAGAREAAIDMHSGFEPAPSSPSMGTPASLEEAEKLAIMRALEENGNHRERTADALGISRRTLQYKLKKYGLTRR, encoded by the coding sequence ATGGAAGAACGAATTGTATTGATCGTGGATGACGAGCCCGGCCACCGCATGATGGTCCGGGCCGTGCTGGAGGACGACGGCTGGACCGTGCTGGAGGCCGACTCCGGCGAACGCGCGCTGACCGTGCTCTCCGAGGAGGCCGAGGCCGACACCTATCCCGACGTGGCCATGGTCGACATGAAGATGCCGGGCATGGACGGTATGCAGCTGCTCAAGGAGCTCCAGGTCCGGCGGCCCGGCATGCCCGTGGTTCTGCTCACGGCCTTCGGCTCGGTGGGCAGCGCCGTGGACGCCATGAAGAGGGGCGCGTTCGACTACCTGACCAAGCCGGCGGACAACGACGAGCTGACCGCCGTGCTGGGCAAGGCCTATGAATATCACAAGCTCCTTGAGGAGAACGCCCGCCTGCGTGCAGAGGTGGGCGGCGAGGTGGATTTCATCGGCGCGTCGCCCGGCATCGAGCGGGTGCGCGACCTCATTTCCCAGGCCGGGCCCACCGAGGCCACGGTGCTCATTCTCGGACCGTCCGGCACGGGTAAGGAGCTGGTGGCCGAGGGGCTGCACCGTGCTTCCAACCGCGCCGACAGACCGCTGATCAAGGTCAACTGCGCGGCTCTGCCCGACGACCTGCTTGAGTCCGAGCTTTTCGGCTACGAAAAGGGCGCGTTCACCGGCGCGGTCAAGGACAAGCCTGGCCGCTTCCAGTTGGCTGACGGCGGTACGCTCTTCCTGGATGAGATCGGGGAGATGCCTGCGCCGCTCCAGGCCAAGCTGCTCCGGGCCCTTCAGGAGAAGACCATCGAGCCGCTGGGGTCGGTCAGGACCGTCAAGGTGGACGCCCGGATCATCGCGGCCACCAACCGCAACCTCAAGGCCGAGGTCGAGGCGGGTCGATTCCGCGAGGATCTGTTCTACCGCCTGGCCGTGCTGGAAATCCGCATCCCTCCCCTGTGCGAGCGCAAGGAGGACCTGCCTCTGCTGGTCAGTTTCCTGCTTCGCCGCCTGGGCAACAAGAACAACAAGATCATTCGCACGGTGACCCCGGCCTTTCTGGACGCCCTCTCCGGCTACGATTGGCCGGGCAACGTCCGGGAACTGGAGAACGTGCTGGAGCGCGCCCTGATCCTGTCCCGCTCGGACGCCCTGGGGCCGGACCTGCTTCCGCCCCAGATTGCCGGAGCGCGCGAGGCCGCCATTGACATGCATTCGGGTTTTGAGCCCGCCCCGTCTTCCCCGTCCATGGGAACTCCGGCATCTCTTGAGGAGGCTGAGAAACTCGCCATCATGCGTGCCCTGGAGGAGAACGGCAATCACCGGGAGCGCACGGCCGATGCCCTGGGCATCTCGCGCCGCACGTTGCAGTACAAGCTCAAGAAATACGGCCTGACAAGGCGGTAG
- a CDS encoding DUF4405 domain-containing protein gives MLRKITSLTSFLSFIVTLITSVVLYIIPQGRVAYWANWHLMGLSKDQWDDIHITVGTLFVVALLLHIWLNWKPIMAYMKNRARELVVLTPAMVVSVVLTLFVTVGTLFDLPPMKQLLDVSASIKDDAVNTYGNPPYGHAELSPLKKFCGFLGYDADKALAALKAAGYGPDISLNSRIKDIAATKGVSPQMVLNAIRGDQGGDPFLSLPANPPEGTGRLKLTDLAKSFGLPMDKVLSRLAAKSIQADETMTMKEIGNKNGLSPKEVYGALRAE, from the coding sequence ATGTTGCGGAAAATAACGTCCCTCACGTCATTTCTTTCCTTCATCGTCACTCTGATCACCAGCGTCGTGCTGTACATCATCCCGCAGGGACGCGTCGCCTACTGGGCGAACTGGCACCTCATGGGGCTGTCCAAGGATCAGTGGGACGACATCCACATCACCGTGGGCACCCTGTTCGTGGTCGCGCTGCTGCTGCATATCTGGCTGAACTGGAAACCCATCATGGCCTACATGAAGAACCGTGCCCGTGAGCTGGTGGTCCTGACCCCGGCCATGGTTGTCAGCGTGGTTCTCACCCTGTTCGTGACCGTGGGCACCCTGTTCGACCTGCCGCCCATGAAGCAGCTGCTCGACGTGAGCGCCTCCATCAAGGACGACGCCGTGAACACCTATGGCAACCCCCCGTACGGCCATGCCGAGCTGAGCCCGCTCAAGAAGTTCTGCGGCTTCCTCGGCTATGACGCGGACAAGGCCCTGGCCGCTCTGAAGGCCGCCGGATACGGGCCGGATATTTCTCTCAACAGCCGGATCAAGGACATCGCCGCAACCAAGGGCGTCAGCCCGCAGATGGTCCTGAACGCTATCCGCGGGGATCAGGGCGGCGATCCGTTCCTCTCCCTGCCCGCGAATCCGCCCGAGGGCACCGGCAGGCTTAAGCTCACCGATCTGGCCAAGTCCTTTGGCCTGCCCATGGACAAGGTCCTCTCTCGCCTGGCAGCCAAGTCCATCCAGGCCGACGAGACCATGACCATGAAGGAAATCGGAAACAAGAACGGGCTCAGCCCCAAGGAAGTCTACGGCGCGTTGCGCGCAGAGTAG
- a CDS encoding DUF177 domain-containing protein, producing the protein MTDLWIAISDISPEGKTFTFDDQSIWSRGWEEFAIPVTPVEDMVAEVTIQPQGKDGALVRGTLKGSVSLPCDRCAESFVLSIDSQFDAFEQLPDGEYDGEPRVREESGQLQFNIGALLWEEFAVALPVKPLCSDDCRGVCPQCGQDLNKGECDCEQDEGDERLAVFRNLKID; encoded by the coding sequence ATGACCGATCTGTGGATAGCCATAAGCGACATTTCCCCTGAAGGAAAGACCTTCACCTTCGACGACCAGTCCATCTGGAGCCGGGGGTGGGAGGAATTTGCCATTCCGGTCACGCCGGTCGAGGATATGGTCGCCGAAGTGACCATCCAGCCCCAGGGCAAGGACGGCGCGTTGGTTCGGGGCACCCTCAAGGGGAGTGTCTCGCTGCCGTGCGACCGTTGTGCCGAATCCTTTGTGCTGTCCATCGATTCGCAGTTCGACGCCTTCGAGCAGCTCCCAGACGGGGAGTACGACGGCGAGCCTCGAGTCCGCGAGGAGTCCGGCCAGCTTCAGTTCAACATCGGCGCGCTCCTCTGGGAGGAGTTTGCCGTGGCCCTGCCTGTGAAGCCCTTGTGTTCGGATGATTGCCGGGGCGTGTGTCCCCAGTGCGGTCAGGACCTGAACAAGGGCGAGTGCGATTGCGAGCAGGATGAGGGCGACGAAAGACTTGCGGTTTTCCGCAATTTGAAGATAGACTAA
- the gltX gene encoding glutamate--tRNA ligase, with protein MTKIVSRFAPSPTGFLHIGGARTALFSWLLARAAGGEFRLRIEDTDRERSTQEATDAIIDSMKWLGLEHDGEVVFQSTRADRHNEVIDTLIENGHAYYCQCSKEDVDAMREKAMKEGRKPKYDGTCRDKGLTSGVVRLKAPLEGFTGYVDMVKGPINVENTEMDDMILRRSDGTPTYNLAVVVDDHDMGVNTVLRGDDHVNNTPRQILIYKAMGWDVPRFGHVPMILGPDKKKLSKRHGALSVMEYEKMGYLPEAVCNYLARLGWSHGDQELFTMDEMVELFSTDNLGRSPSVFDLTKFEWVNGQYMQKADPERLADMLMDFLARQDADAAAKADRATIAKAVPLLQQRAKSLVDMLEQAGPFIADAAQLDYDEKAVAKFLNEETKPLLEEIAARMDALEEFSEQTLEDLHRQFLEDKDIKFKVIAQPIRVALTGRTQSPGLFETMTALGREQTLARIRRALAL; from the coding sequence ATGACCAAGATTGTATCCCGGTTCGCGCCCAGCCCGACCGGTTTTCTGCATATCGGCGGCGCCCGGACCGCGCTGTTTTCCTGGCTGCTGGCCCGTGCCGCCGGGGGCGAGTTCCGGCTGCGCATCGAGGACACGGACCGGGAGCGCTCCACCCAGGAGGCCACGGACGCCATCATCGATTCCATGAAGTGGCTTGGGCTCGAGCATGACGGCGAGGTCGTGTTTCAGTCCACCCGCGCCGACCGGCACAACGAGGTGATCGACACGCTGATCGAAAACGGTCACGCCTACTACTGCCAGTGTTCCAAGGAAGATGTTGACGCCATGCGCGAGAAGGCCATGAAGGAAGGCCGCAAGCCCAAGTACGACGGCACCTGCCGCGACAAGGGACTGACCTCTGGCGTGGTCCGCCTCAAGGCCCCCCTGGAGGGCTTCACCGGCTACGTGGACATGGTCAAGGGACCCATCAACGTGGAGAACACCGAGATGGACGACATGATCCTGCGCCGCTCCGACGGTACGCCCACCTACAACCTGGCCGTGGTGGTGGACGACCATGACATGGGCGTGAACACCGTGCTGCGCGGCGACGACCACGTCAACAACACCCCGCGCCAGATTCTCATTTACAAGGCCATGGGCTGGGACGTGCCGCGCTTCGGCCACGTGCCCATGATCCTCGGCCCGGACAAGAAGAAGCTTTCCAAGCGCCACGGTGCGCTTTCGGTCATGGAGTACGAGAAGATGGGCTACCTGCCCGAGGCCGTGTGCAACTATCTGGCCCGCCTGGGCTGGTCCCACGGCGACCAGGAGCTCTTCACCATGGACGAGATGGTCGAGCTCTTCTCCACGGACAACCTCGGCAGGTCGCCGTCGGTCTTCGACCTGACCAAGTTCGAGTGGGTCAACGGCCAGTACATGCAGAAGGCTGACCCGGAGCGGTTGGCCGATATGCTCATGGATTTCCTGGCCCGCCAGGACGCGGACGCGGCGGCCAAGGCTGATCGCGCCACCATTGCCAAGGCCGTGCCGCTCCTTCAGCAGCGCGCCAAGTCTCTGGTGGACATGCTGGAGCAGGCCGGTCCTTTCATCGCGGACGCCGCCCAGCTCGACTATGACGAGAAGGCCGTGGCCAAGTTCCTCAACGAGGAGACCAAGCCGCTGCTCGAAGAGATCGCCGCGCGCATGGACGCGCTGGAAGAGTTCTCGGAACAGACCCTGGAAGATCTGCACCGCCAGTTCCTGGAGGACAAGGACATCAAGTTCAAGGTCATCGCCCAGCCTATCCGTGTAGCCCTGACCGGGCGCACCCAGTCCCCCGGCCTGTTCGAGACCATGACCGCACTGGGCCGGGAGCAGACCCTGGCTCGCATCCGGAGGGCGCTGGCGCTGTAG
- a CDS encoding NifU family protein gives MREKVEAVLDKVRPMLQSDGGDVELVNVTDKGIVQVRLTGACKGCPMSQMTLKNGIERIVLKEIPAVKGVEAVD, from the coding sequence ATGCGCGAAAAAGTTGAAGCCGTGCTCGACAAGGTCCGTCCCATGCTCCAGTCCGACGGCGGCGACGTGGAACTGGTGAACGTTACCGACAAGGGCATCGTTCAGGTGCGCCTGACCGGTGCGTGCAAGGGATGCCCCATGTCCCAGATGACGCTGAAGAACGGCATTGAGCGCATTGTGCTCAAAGAGATTCCCGCGGTTAAGGGCGTGGAGGCCGTAGACTAG
- a CDS encoding HDOD domain-containing protein, translated as MVEETAKEVDVAPETLEAAKQLMARRFKFIKHPDGVMKRVARIGAKHVARDMTLDPERYAEREQPDKPLPVDGLDPLDILRKEHQLPALPQVFLELQQAINADNTSADDLASVISRDPSLTAFLLRMVNSAFYSLPMQIDTISRAVTVIGVNQLSTLAVGTSVISLFKDVPAEVMDMEQFWKHSIVVGLLARRLCRMTGKGDPERAFVAGLLHDIGQLILLQTEPERASAVLGHARASGELLWDKEKALLGFDHATLGGMLLRKWNFPFVLVSAVLEHHTPKASQKAEEPGLVHCAEILATALGIGTSGEYYVQPPESAVWEAMELTPDRVEEMIADLDEELEDAFSILIAR; from the coding sequence ATGGTTGAAGAAACCGCCAAAGAAGTGGACGTCGCTCCGGAGACCCTGGAGGCCGCCAAGCAGCTCATGGCCCGGCGTTTCAAGTTCATCAAGCATCCCGACGGTGTCATGAAGCGGGTTGCCAGGATCGGCGCAAAGCACGTTGCCAGAGACATGACGCTGGACCCGGAGCGATATGCCGAAAGGGAGCAGCCGGATAAACCGTTGCCCGTGGATGGCCTGGACCCGCTGGATATCCTGCGCAAGGAACACCAGTTGCCGGCCCTGCCCCAGGTCTTTCTGGAGTTGCAGCAGGCCATCAATGCGGACAACACCTCTGCCGACGATCTGGCCTCGGTCATCAGCCGTGACCCGAGCCTGACCGCCTTCCTCCTTCGCATGGTCAACTCCGCATTTTATTCCCTGCCCATGCAGATCGACACCATTTCCCGCGCCGTGACCGTCATCGGCGTAAACCAGCTCTCCACCCTGGCCGTGGGCACTTCGGTCATTTCCCTGTTCAAGGATGTGCCCGCAGAGGTCATGGACATGGAGCAGTTCTGGAAGCATTCCATCGTGGTCGGCCTGCTGGCCCGCCGCCTCTGCCGGATGACCGGCAAAGGCGACCCGGAGCGCGCTTTCGTTGCCGGGTTGCTGCACGACATCGGCCAGCTCATTCTGCTCCAGACCGAGCCGGAGCGCGCGTCCGCAGTCCTGGGGCACGCGCGGGCGTCGGGGGAGCTCCTTTGGGACAAGGAAAAGGCGCTCCTCGGGTTCGACCATGCCACCTTGGGCGGCATGCTGCTGCGCAAGTGGAATTTCCCCTTTGTGCTGGTCAGCGCGGTGCTGGAGCACCACACGCCCAAGGCGAGCCAGAAGGCCGAGGAGCCCGGTCTGGTCCACTGTGCCGAGATCCTTGCCACGGCTTTGGGTATCGGGACCAGCGGGGAGTATTACGTCCAGCCGCCGGAGTCCGCTGTCTGGGAGGCCATGGAGCTGACACCCGACCGGGTGGAGGAGATGATCGCCGACCTCGACGAAGAATTGGAGGACGCCTTTTCCATCCTGATCGCCCGGTAG